The following coding sequences lie in one Paracidovorax avenae genomic window:
- the dnaX gene encoding DNA polymerase III subunit gamma/tau: MSYLVLARKYRPKTFSEMVGQEHVVQALSNALIQQRLHHAYLFTGTRGVGKTTVSRILAKSLNCQGEDGQGGITATPCGVCQACRDIDAGRFVDYTELDAASNRGVDEVQGLLEQAVYKPVQGRFKVFMIDEVHMLTNTAFNAMLKTLEEPPEYLKFVLATTDPQKVPVTVLSRCLQFNLRPMAPETVLEHLTRVLAQESVPAEPQALRLLARAARGSMRDALSLTDQAIAFGSGQLQEAGVWQMLGSVDRSYVFRLIDALARGDGRTVVETSESLRMHGLSAASTLEEMSAVLQRMAVFQAVPQMADAVDPADPEASEIARLAGTLPADETQLLYSICLHGRTELGLAPDEYAALTMALLRLLAFKPAAEGGTPPAEKKTLKPPQAQPPAPEPETASAAEPAPSIPVPAPGAAPLPVEPAAAALPEAQARPAEAHPPGPVPPSPAPQEPPSGEDPWADDAPPLATATMEAPASAQESPPDAAVAAAVRLPVRTPADLQAHRPAEAAPPAASPPDFVAIPVRVAPEPGMRLQPAAAPGALPASARYTPTEEGDVWHATVMQLVAAEAINALVRELALQSQLVARDADHWLLRVERESLNQPTARERLRAALEAAGFARQISVEVGAVIDSPARRNAHAAAERQRRAQEIVENDPYVQALVRDFGARIVPGSIKPA; this comes from the coding sequence GAGGACGGGCAGGGTGGCATCACGGCCACGCCCTGCGGCGTGTGCCAGGCGTGCCGGGACATCGATGCCGGCCGTTTCGTGGATTACACCGAGCTCGATGCCGCCTCCAACCGCGGCGTGGACGAAGTGCAGGGCCTGCTGGAACAGGCCGTTTACAAGCCGGTGCAGGGCCGCTTCAAGGTCTTCATGATCGATGAGGTCCACATGCTCACGAACACCGCGTTCAACGCGATGCTCAAGACGCTGGAGGAGCCGCCCGAATACCTGAAGTTCGTGCTGGCCACGACCGACCCGCAGAAGGTGCCGGTCACCGTGCTCAGCCGCTGCCTGCAGTTCAACCTGCGGCCCATGGCGCCGGAAACCGTGCTGGAGCACCTCACCCGGGTGCTCGCCCAGGAAAGCGTGCCGGCGGAGCCGCAGGCGCTGCGGTTGCTGGCGCGCGCGGCGCGCGGTTCCATGCGCGATGCGCTGTCCCTCACCGACCAGGCCATCGCCTTCGGCAGCGGCCAGCTCCAGGAAGCCGGCGTGTGGCAGATGCTGGGCAGCGTGGACCGCAGCTATGTATTCCGCCTCATCGACGCGCTGGCCCGCGGCGACGGCCGCACGGTGGTGGAGACTTCCGAATCCCTGCGCATGCACGGGCTGTCCGCCGCCTCCACGCTCGAGGAAATGAGCGCCGTGCTGCAGCGCATGGCGGTGTTCCAGGCCGTGCCGCAGATGGCCGACGCCGTGGATCCTGCCGATCCGGAGGCCTCCGAAATCGCGCGGCTGGCCGGCACGCTGCCCGCCGACGAGACGCAGCTGCTCTACAGCATCTGCCTGCACGGACGCACGGAGCTCGGCCTCGCACCCGACGAGTACGCGGCCCTCACCATGGCGCTGCTGCGGTTGCTGGCCTTCAAGCCTGCTGCGGAGGGCGGGACGCCCCCGGCGGAAAAAAAAACACTGAAACCGCCCCAGGCGCAGCCTCCGGCGCCTGAGCCGGAGACGGCATCCGCCGCGGAACCGGCACCTTCCATTCCCGTTCCGGCACCCGGAGCGGCCCCCCTGCCTGTGGAGCCCGCCGCCGCGGCACTGCCCGAGGCGCAGGCCCGGCCTGCCGAAGCCCATCCGCCCGGGCCCGTGCCGCCGTCCCCCGCGCCGCAGGAGCCACCCTCCGGCGAGGACCCCTGGGCGGACGATGCCCCACCTCTGGCCACCGCCACCATGGAGGCACCGGCTTCTGCGCAGGAGTCGCCCCCCGACGCCGCCGTGGCGGCGGCCGTGCGCCTGCCGGTCAGGACGCCGGCCGACCTGCAGGCGCACCGGCCTGCCGAGGCCGCGCCGCCTGCCGCCAGCCCCCCCGATTTCGTGGCCATTCCCGTGCGGGTCGCGCCCGAGCCCGGCATGCGGCTGCAGCCGGCGGCCGCGCCCGGCGCCCTGCCGGCCTCGGCCCGCTACACGCCGACGGAAGAGGGCGATGTCTGGCATGCCACCGTGATGCAGCTCGTCGCGGCCGAGGCCATCAATGCCCTGGTGCGCGAACTCGCGCTGCAGTCCCAGCTGGTGGCCCGCGACGCCGACCACTGGCTGCTGCGCGTGGAGCGCGAGTCCCTCAACCAGCCCACGGCCCGCGAGCGCCTGCGCGCCGCGCTGGAGGCGGCCGGCTTCGCCCGCCAGATCAGCGTGGAGGTGGGCGCGGTCATCGACAGCCCCGCGCGGCGCAACGCCCATGCGGCCGCGGAGCGCCAGCGGCGCGCGCAGGAGATCGTGGAAAACGATCCCTATGTGCAGGCGCTGGTGCGGGACTTCGGGGCGAGAATCGTCCCTGGCAGCATCAAACCCGCATGA
- the recR gene encoding recombination mediator RecR, whose translation MASGSDMHSLDALVQALRRLPGVGVKSAQRMAFHLLQHDRQGAEVLSRALHDAAQSVRHCARCHTFTEGEVCSTCLDPSRDASRLAVVETPADQAALERTGAFRGLYFVLMGKLSPLDGIGPKDIGFGKLLERAGDGVVQEVILATNFTAEGEATAHALSETLKARGMHVTRLARGVPVGSELEYVDLGTIAHALVDRR comes from the coding sequence ATGGCATCCGGCTCCGACATGCATTCCCTCGATGCCCTCGTGCAGGCGCTGCGGCGCCTGCCGGGCGTGGGCGTGAAGTCGGCCCAGCGCATGGCGTTCCACCTGCTGCAGCACGACCGCCAGGGCGCGGAAGTGCTGTCGCGCGCGCTGCACGACGCCGCGCAATCGGTGCGGCACTGCGCGCGCTGCCATACCTTCACCGAGGGCGAGGTCTGCTCGACCTGCCTCGATCCGTCGCGCGATGCCTCCCGGCTGGCGGTGGTGGAGACCCCCGCGGACCAGGCCGCGCTCGAGCGCACCGGGGCCTTCCGCGGGCTGTACTTCGTGCTGATGGGCAAGCTGTCCCCGCTGGACGGCATCGGCCCCAAGGACATCGGTTTCGGCAAGCTGCTGGAGCGTGCGGGCGACGGCGTGGTCCAGGAGGTCATCCTCGCCACCAATTTCACGGCCGAGGGCGAGGCGACCGCGCATGCCCTCAGCGAAACGCTCAAGGCACGCGGCATGCACGTGACGCGCCTGGCGCGCGGCGTGCCGGTGGGCAGCGAGCTGGAATACGTGGACCTGGGCACCATCGCCCATGCCCTCGTGGACCGGCGGTAG
- a CDS encoding YbaB/EbfC family nucleoid-associated protein, with protein MFNKGQLAGLMKQAQAMQDNLKKAQDELALIEVEGESGAGLVKVLMTCKHDVKRVTIDPSLLSDDKDMLEDLVAAAFNAAVRKAEETSQEKMGKLTAGMPGMPPGMKFPF; from the coding sequence ATGTTCAACAAAGGACAACTCGCCGGCCTCATGAAGCAGGCCCAGGCCATGCAGGACAACCTGAAGAAGGCCCAGGACGAACTCGCCCTGATCGAGGTCGAGGGCGAATCCGGCGCCGGCCTCGTCAAGGTGCTGATGACCTGCAAGCACGACGTGAAGCGCGTCACCATCGACCCGAGCCTGCTGTCGGACGACAAGGACATGCTGGAAGACCTGGTGGCCGCCGCCTTCAATGCCGCGGTGCGCAAGGCCGAGGAAACCTCGCAGGAGAAGATGGGCAAGCTGACCGCCGGCATGCCCGGCATGCCGCCCGGCATGAAGTTCCCGTTCTGA